GAGTGACCGATGATCACGTAGCCGCAGTTCAGCTTGGACAGGAACGCGCCCGAGATCTCGCCGGTGTACGCGCCTGCGTCGTGCGTGGACAGGTCCTGGGCGCCGAGTGAGAACGCGATCTTGTCCGCATCGATCAGCGTCTGAACCGTGCGGATGTCGGTGAACGGCGGGAACACGGCGACCTCGACCGAGCCGACCTCGTGCTTGGCGTCCTTCAGCGCCCAGTGCAGCTTCTGCACGAACGCCACCGCCTGGAGGTGGTCCAGGTTCATCTTCCAGTTGCCCGCGATCAGCGGAACCCTGCCTACGACCATCCGAGGACCTCCAGTCCGGGGAGCTTCTTGCCCTCGAGGAACTCCAGGCTTGCTCCGCCGCCCGTCGAGATGTGTCCGAACCGATCGTCGCTGAAGCCGAGTTGACGCACCGCTGCCGCCGAGTCGCCGCCGCCGACGACGCTGAGTCCGTCGACCTCGGTGAGGGCCTGCGCGACGGCCTTCGTTCCGGCCGCGAAAGGTGCGAGTTCGAACACGCCCATGGGGCCGTTCCAGAACACGGTCTTGCTGCTGCGGATCACCTCGGCGAACCGCGCCGCGGTGTCCGGTCCGATGTCCAGGCCCAGACCCGACGCGCCGAACGGCGTCTCTTCGATGGCGTCGGCGGGGGTCACCAGGTGCTCCGCGTCCGCGCCGAACTTCGAGGCCACGACGACGTCGGTGGGCAGGACGATCTCCACGCCCGAGTCCTTGGCCCGCTGGATGTATTCGCGAACGGTGTCCAGCTGGTCGGCCTCGAGGAGACTCGCGCCGACCTTGTCGCCCTCGGCCGCGAGGAACGTGAAGAGCATGCCGCCGCCGACCAGCAGACGATCCACGCGCGGCAGCAGGTGGGAGATCACGCCGAGCTTGTCGCTGACCTTCGAGCCGCCGAGGACGACCGTGTACGGACGCTCGGGTTTCTCGGTCAGACGGTCCAGGACGTCCAGCTCGGCCTCGATCAGCAGTCCGGCCGCGGACGGCAGGATCTCGGCGAGGTCGTACACGCTCGCCTGTTTGCGGTGCACGACACCGAAGCCGTCGGAGACGAGGACGTCGCCGAGCTCGGCGAGCTGTGCGGCGAACGCAGCGCGCTCCGCGTCGTCCTTCGAGGTCTCGCCCGGGTTGAAGCGCAGGTTCTCGATCACCGCGACGTCCCCGTCTTCCAGGGATGCGACCGCCTCGGCGGCGGACTCCCCCACCGTGTCACGGGCGAACGCGACCGGAGTGCCGAGCAGCTCGGACAGGCGCTGTGCGACCGGGGCGAGGCTGTACTTCGGATCCGGCGCACCGTCGGGGCGGCCGAGGTGCGAGCAGACGACCACGCGGGCGCCCTGCTGGATGAGGGCGTTGAGGGTGGGCAGCGACGCACGCACGCGGCCGTCGTCCGTGATCTGACCGTCCTTCAGGGGGACGTTCAGATCACAGCGGACGATGACGCGCTTGCCTGCGAGCGACCCCAGCGATTCGAGGGTGCGCAGAGCCATGATGACCGCCGAGGGCCTCTACAGGCTCTCAGCCACGTACTCGGTGAGATCGACCAGACGGTTGGAGTAGCCCCACTCGTTGTCGTACCAGGCGGAGACCTTGACCAGGTTGCCGCTGACGTTGGTCAGCTCCGAGTCGAAGATCGACGAGTGCGGGTTTCCCTGGATGTCGCTGGAGACGATCGGGTCCTCCGTGTACTGGAGGTAGCCGGCCAGACGCCCGTCCGCAGCCGCAGCCTGGTAGGCCGCGTTGACCTGGTCGACCGTGAGTCCCTCGGTGGGCGTCACGATGGTGAGGTCGACGATGGAGCCGGTGGGAACCGGGACGCGGTACGAGGAGCCGCTGAGCTTGCCGTTCAGTTCTGGCAGCACGTGGCCGATCGCCTTCGCAGCTCCGGTCGAGGCCGGAACGATGTTGATCGCGGCTGCACGGGCGCGGCGCAGATCGCTGTGCGGGCCGTCCTGCAGATTCTGGTCGGCCGTGTACGCGTGTGCGGTCATCATGAAGCCGCGCTCGATGCCGAACGCGTCGTTGAAGACCTTGGCCAGCGGGGCGAGGCAGTTCGTGGTGCACGACGCGTTGGAGATGATGACGTCGGTCTCGGGGTTGTAGTCGCCCTCGTTCACGCCCATGACGACGGTCACGTCGTCACCGGTGGCCGGAGCCGAGATCAGGACCTTCTTGGCGCCGCCGGCGACGTGCTTCTTGGCATCCTCGGCCTTGGTGAAGCGGCCGGTCGACTCGATGACGATGTCGACACCGAGCTCGCCCCAGGGGAGGTTCGCGGGGTCGCGCTCTTCGAAGACCTTGATCTTCTTGCCGCCGACGGTGATCGAGTCCTCGTCGTAGGTGACCTCTTCGGCCAGCGGACCGCCGACCGAGTCGTACTTGAGCAGGTGAGCGAGGGTCTTGTTGTCGGTGAGGTCGTTCACCGCCACGATGTCGAGGTCCGCACCCTGCGCGAGAGCCGCGCGGAGGTAGTTGCGTCCGATGCGGCCGAAGCCGTTGATTCCGATCTTGACAGCCACGGATTTTCTCCTGAGATGTGTCGTGCGCGAGTGCGCGATTGTTGCGGTGCAGAGATGGACAACGGCGTCCCGGCGGAGCTGTCCGCCGGGACGCCCACGCTTGTTACGACAGTACCAGCAGGCCCGTCGTCTTCTCGCGGGCCGTGGTGAAGCGGCTCTGAACGTTCTCCCAGTTCGCGATGTTCCAGACTGCCTTGACGTAGTCGGCCTTGACGTTCAGGTAGTCCAGGTAGAAGGCGTGCTCCCACATGTCGAGCTGGAAGATCGGCACCGTGCCCTGCGCGGTGTTGGACTGCTGATCGAACAGCTGCTGGATGAGCAGCTGCGAGCCGATCGGGTCCCAGCTGAGCACCGCCCATCCGGAGCCCTGGATGCCGGTCGCGGCGGCCGTGAAGTGGGCCTGGAACTTCTCGAAGCTGCCGAAGAACTCGTCGATCGCCGCAGCCAGCTCGCCCTCGGGCGCACCCCCGCCCTCCGGCGACAGGTTGGTCCAGAAGATGGAGTGGTTGACGTGGCCGCCGAGGTTGAACGCGAGGTCCTTCTCCAGCTTGTTCACATTCGCCAGGTTGCCGCTGTCGCGGGCCTCGGCGAGCTGCTCGAGCGCCGTGTTCGCCCCCGTCACGTACGCCTGGTGGTGCTTGTCATGGTGCAGCTGCATGATCTTGCCGCTGATGTGCGGCTCGAGTGCCGCGTAGTCGTACGGGAGGTCGGGGAGCGTGTAGATCGCCATATTCTCTTCTTCCTGTCGGCGCTGCGCCGAGGTTCTCGGGCAGCGAGAATGACCTTTTCATCCTATCGACGAGCAACACCGCCAGCACGGGGTTGCTTCCCGATGGATCAGTCTTCGGCGCCCACCGGAACGGCCGCTTCGGTGTCGGGGATGCCCTCCACCTCGGCCTTCTTGTCGGCCATCGCCAGCAGCCGACGGATGCGCCCTGCGACGGCATCCTTGGTCAGCGGAGGGTCGGCGTGGTGGCCGAGTTCGTCCAGGCTCGCATCGCGGTGGGCCAGACGCAGTTCGCCCGCTTCGCGCAGATGTTCGGGAACGTCCTCGCCCAGGATCTCCAGTGCCCGCTCCACTCGCGCGCACGCGGCCACAGCGGCCTGCGCCGAGCGACGGAGGTTGGCGTCGTCGAAGTTCACCAGGCGGTTCACGCCGGCGCGGACTTCGCGACGTTGACGCAGCTGGTCCCATTCCCCAGCTGCTCGCTGTGCGCCCATCTGGGCCAGGGCGGCGCGGATCGCCTCGCCCTCGCGGACGACCACCCGCGGGACCCCACGAACCTCCCGGGCCTTGGCCGGGATGCCGAGACGGTGCGCGGCGCCGACCAGCGCCATCGCCGCCTCGGGCGCGGGGCAGGTGATCTCCAGCGCCGCGGATCGACCGGGCTCGCTGAGCGTGCCTGCGGCCAGGAATGCGCCACGCCAGATCGCTGCCAGGTCGGAGCGTGAGCCGGTGGTGAGCTTGTTCGGCAGACCGCGCACCGGACGACGACGCTGATCGAGCAGACCCGTCTGACGTGCGAGGGTCTCGCCGCCGTCGATGATCCGGACGGCGTAGTGGCTGCCGTTCCGGGCGCCCGAGCCCTGCACGTGCACCAGTTCCGGGCGGACCCCGTAGATCTCCATCACGTCGCGGGCGACGCGTCGGGCCAGGATGTCCGAGTCCAGTTCCGCCTCGACGGCGACCCGGTTGGCGATCGAGTGCAGACCTCCCGAGAACCGCAGCAACGCCGTCAGCTCCGCCACCCGAGCTGTGGGACTCGGGTCGCGTACGGAGGTCAGTTCGGCCTTCACGTCGGCGGTCAGCGACACGGATCTCCTTGCGTGTTTCGTGCGTTCTGCAGTCGACCTGCGGAACGAATCCCCGGCGAGGGGAACGAGGGTCCAGCCTACTCGCGACCCAGATCGCGATGTTTCACACGGACGGCGACGCCGGGAAGGCTCGAGAGCCGATCGGCCAGTTCCCGGGCCATCACGACCGAGCGGTGCTTGCCGCCGGTGCAGCCGACGGCGATCACCGAATGTCGCTTGTTCTCGCGCTGGTAGCCGTCCAGAACCGGCGTGAGCGCCGCCGCGTACGCGTCGATGAATTCCGCAGCGCCCTGTTGGGCGAGCACGTACTCGCGAACCGCCGGGTCCTCGCCGGTCAGAGCGCGCAGCTCGTCGTTCCAGAACGGGTTGGGGAGGAACCGCATGTCGGCCACTGAATCGGCGTCCGGGGGAAGTCCGTACTTGAAGCCGAAGCTCATCAACGTGACCGTGTGCTTGGCGGCGTTCTCCGCGGAGAACATCTCGACCACCTGCGAGGCGAGCTGGTGGATGTTGAAGTTCGATGTGTCGACGATGACATCGGCGCTCTCGCGCACGACCGCCAGACGGTCGCGCTCGAGCCGTATCCCGTCCAGGATCGTCCCGTCGCCCTGCAGCGGATGCGGGCGTCGGACCGCCTCGAATCGGCGCACGAGGACCTCGTCGGATGCGTCGAGGAACATCACCCGCACCGGCCGGCCACGGCGGAGCGCGCGCGTGATCTCCGGCAGCTCGGCGAACAGATCGCGTCCGCGGACGTCGACCACGACCGCCACCCGCGGGAGCGCGCTGGCCGCCAGTGCGGTCAGGTCCAGGAGGGGGCGCAGCATCTGCGGCGGCAGGTTGTCCACCACGTACCAGCCGAGATCTTCGAGCGCGTCGGCCGCGGTCGAGCGGCCGGCACCGGACATCCCGGTGACGATCAGCACCTCACCGGTGGGATCGCTCGTCGCCGCAGCGCTGTCCTCAGCGTCGGTCATGACCACCCCCGTCGTCCGGGTTTCAGCCTAGTCATCCGAGAGATGGGCGTAGACCGCGGCCGCCAGCTTCGGCCCGATGCCCGGCAGCTCTGAGATCTCCTCCTGGCTCGCCTTCTTGAGCGCGGCGACGGAGCCGAAGTGCCGCAGGAGTGCACGGATGCGTGCCTGTCCGAGGCCGGGGACCTCAGCGAGCACGCTCGAGATGTCGCGCCGTCGACGACGGCGCTGATGCGTGATCGCGAAGCGGTGCGCCTCGTCGCGCAGTCGCTGCAGGAGGTAGAGCGCCTCGCTGGTGCGCGGCAGGATCACGGGGTACTCCTCCCCCGGCAGCCACACCTCCTCCAGCCGCTTCGCGATGCCGCACAGCGCGATCTCCTCGTGGCCGGCGTCCGCGAGCGCTCGTGCGGCGGCGGCGACCTGCGGCTTGCCGCCGTCGACGACCAGGAGCTGCGGCGGGTATGCGAACCGAGGCCGCTTGCGGGTCGTCGCCACCGTTGCGTCGTCGGTGGGATCAGGCACGGGTTCGTCCTGCTCCTCCGGGCGGTCGAGGTACGCGAGGCGACGCATCAGGACCTGGTGCAGCGAGTCGGTGTCGTCCGTGGTCTCGGCGACGCCGAACGAGCGGTACTGGTCTTTGCGCGGCAGACCGTCCTCGAAGACGACCATCGAAGCGACCACGTTGGTGCCCCCGAGGTGCGACACGTCGTAGCACTCGATCCGCAGCGGCGCTTCGGCCAGGCCCAGCGCTTCCTGCAGATCCGTGAGCGCCTGCGTGCGTGCGACGTAGTCGCTGGTGCGACGCGTCTTGTGCACGATGAGCGCCTGCTGTGCGTTGAGGGACGCCGTCTTCATCAGCTCGGCCTTGCGACCACGCTGCGCGACCTGGATCGTCACCTGCTTGCCACGGCGATCCCGGAGCCATTCCTCGAGGTCTGCCGCATCGTCGGGGAGTTCGGGCACCAGCACCTGGCGCGGGATATCCGCGACGGGAGCATCGCCGTACGCGCGCTGGAGCACCTGATCGACGAGGTCGCCGCCGGTGATGTCGAGCTCCTTCTCGATGGTGGTGGCGCGGACACCGCGCACCCGGCCACCGCGGATCACGAAGTGCTGGACGGTCGCGGCCAGTTCGTCTTCCGCGATGCCGAACAGGTCGGCGTCGGTGTCCGGAGCCAGCACCAGTGCGCTCTTGGACAAGACGGCGTCGATCGAGACCAGGCGGTCGCGGTACACCGCCGCGGACTCGTAGTCCATCGCCGCGGATGCCTCGCGCATCCGTGCGTTCAGCTCCTTGGCGAACCGCTGGTCACCGCCGGCCATGAACGCGACGAAGTCGTCGACGATGGCTCGGTGCTCCTCGATCGTCACCCGCATCGAGCAGGGGCCACCGCAGCGGCCGATCTGCCCGGGGAAGCACGGCCGCCCCGTCACCATCGCCTTGCGGTACGAAGCGTCGCTGCACGTGCGGATCGGGAAGACCTTGATCATCAGATCGATCGTGTCGTGCACGGCCCACACCTTGGGGTACGGGCCGAAGTACTTCGCCCCGGGGATCCGCCGGTTGCGCGTGACGATCACTCGAGGCGCTTCGTCGCCGAGCGTGATCGCCATGAACGGGTAGGACTTGTCGTCCTTGTAGCGGACGTTGAACGGCGGATCGAACTCCTTGATCCACATGTACTCCAGCTGGAGGGAGTCGACGTCGCTGGCCACGACGGTCCATTCGACCGATGCGGCCGTGGTCACCATCCGGCGCGTGCGCTCGTGCAGCGTGTGCAGGGGCGCGAAGTAGTTCGAAAGCCGCGCGCGCAGGTTCTTCGCCTTGCCCACGTAGAGGACCCGTCCCGCGGCGTCGCGGAAGCGGTAGACGCCGGGGTTGGTCGGGATCTCACCCGCCCGCGGCTTGTAGGAGAGCTGCTGGGCCATGACGCTGTACGGCCGGCCTTCAGCCGGCCTTGCGGCGCTGGGCCGGGCTCTCCAGGACCTCGGCGAGGAAGGCGCCGGTGAAGCTCTTCTCCGACCGGGCGACCTGCTCGGGCGTCCCGACGGCCACGATTTCGCCGCCGCCGGACCCGCCTTCCGGGCCGAGGTCGATGATCCAGTCCGCGGACTTGATCACATCGAGGTTGTGCTCGATGACGATCACCGTGTTGCCCTTGTCCACCAGACCGTTCAGGACCTCGAGCAGCTTGCTGACGTCCTCGAAGTGCAGACCGGTCGTCGGCTCGTCGAGCACGTAGATGCTGCGGCCGTTGCTCCGGCGCTGCAGCTCCGTCGCGAGCTTCACCCGCTGCGCCTCGCCGCCGGAGAGCGTCGTGGCCGACTGGCCGAGTCGCACGTAGCCCAGTCCCACATCGACCAGTGTCTTCAGATACCGGTGGATCGCCTGGATGGGTTCGAAGAAGTCGGCGGCTTCGGAGATCGGCAGCTCGAGCACCTCGGCGATGTTCTTGCCCTTGTAGTGCACGGCGAGGGTGTCGCGGTTGTAGCGCTTGCCGTGGCACACCTCGCAGTCCACGTAGACATCCGGCAGGAAGTTCATCTCGATCTTGATCGTGCCGTCGCCGGAACAGGCCTCGCACCGGCCGCCCTTGACGTTGAAGCTGAACCGGCCGGGCTGATAGCCGCGGACCTTCGCCTCCGGGGTCTCGCTGAAGAGCGTGCGGATGCGGTCGAACACGCCCGTGTAGGTGGCGGGGTTCGAGCGAGGCGTCCGGCCGATCGGCGCCTGGTCGACGTGGACGACCTTGTCGAGGTTGTCCAGCCCGGTCACGCGCGTGTGCTTGCCCGCGACGCGACGCGCGCCGTTGAGCCTGGTCGCGAGCACCTGATAGAGGATGCCGTTCACCAGCGACGACTTGCCCGAGCCGCTGACCCCGGTCACGGCTGTCAGCACCCCGAGTGGGAAGTCGGCCGTCACGTTGCGCAGGTTGTTCTCGCGCGCACCAACGACCGAGATCATCCGCGACCGATCGATCTTCCGCCGCTTGCGGGGCGTCTCGATCTCGCGACGACCCGACAGGTAGTCGGCGGTGAGCGAAGATGTGTCCTCGAGGAGGGACGCCAGGGGCCCGGAGTGCACGACCGACCCTCCGTTGACCCCGGCACCGGGGCCGATGTCGACGACCCAGTCGGCCGCGTGGATCGTCTCCTCGTCGTGTTCGACGACGATCAGCGTGTTGCCCAGATCGCGGAGGGTGACCAGCGTCTGGATCAGACGCCGGTTGTCGCGCTGGTGCAGGCCGATCGACGGCTCGTCGAGGACGTAGAGGACACCTGTCAGGCCCGAGCCGATCTGCGTCGCCAGCCGGATGCGCTGCGCCTCGCCACCGGAGAGGGTCGCGGCCGCCCTGCTGAGACTCAGATAGTTCAGACCGACCTGGATGAGGAAGTCCAGGCGTACCCGGATCTCGCGCAGCACCTGCGCCGCGATCGTGGCCTCGCGGTCGGTGAGGGTCAGCTGTGCGAAGTACGCGCGCGCGTCGCCCAGGCTGAGCTTCGCCGCCTCGGCGATCGAGTGTCCGTGCACCATGACGGCGAGCACCTCGGGCTTGAGGCGATCCCCGTGGCACACCGGGCACGGCACCTCGCGGAGGTAGTCCGACCAGCGCACCCGCTGCGTGTCGGACTCGGCCTGCATGTACTGCCGCTCGATGTAGGGCACGACGCCTTCGAAGCCGGACGAGTAGCGCATCTCGCGCCCGTACCGGTTCTTCCACTTCACGGTGACCTTGTAGTTCTCGCCGCGGAGCACCGCCTCCTGCACATCGAGCCGGAGATCGCGCCACGGCGTGTCGAGAGAGAACTTCAGGTCGGCGGCGAGGCCCTCGAGGAGCCGCTCGTAGTACTGGAAGAGTCCCTTGCCCTGCGTCGTCCACGGGATCAGGACGCCCTCGCGGATCGACAGGTCCTCGTCGCCCAGCATCAGGTCGACGTCCACCGACATACGCGTGCCCAGTCCCGAGCACGCCGGGCACGCGCCGAACGGTGCGTTGAACGAGAAGGTCCGCGGCTCGATCTCGGTCAGCTGAAGCGGATGCCCGTTGGGGCAGGCGAGCTTCTCCGAGAAGGACTGCCACGCCGCGTCGCCCTCCTCATCGACGAAGTTGATCTGCATGATGCCGTCGGCGAGCCCCAGCGCGGTCTCGACGGAGTCGGTGACGCGCCCGAGCGTGTCGGGTCCGGCCACCAGCCGGTCGACGACGACGGCGATGTCGTGCTTGTAGCTCTTCTTCAGGACCGGGGGCTCGGCGAGCTGGATCAGTTCGCCGTCGACGACGGCACGCGCGTACCCCTTCGCCGAGAGCTCCTTGAAGAGGTCGACGAACTCGCCCTTCTTCTGCGAGACGACGGGCGCGACGATCTGATAGCGGGTCCGCTCCGGCAACTCCACGAGCTGGTCGGCGATCTGCTGCACCGTCTGGCGCTGGATGATCTCGCCGCACACCGGGCAATGCGGCACGCCGATGCGCGCCCACAGCAGACGCATGTAGTCGTAGATCTCGGTGATGGTGCCGACCGTGGACCGCGGGTTTCGGTTGGTCGACTTCTGGTCGATGGAGACCGCGGGGCTGAGCCCTTCGATGAAGTCGACGTCGGGACGATCCACCTGCCCGAGGAATTGCCGCGCGTACGCGCTGAGCGACTCGACGTAGCGGCGCTGGCCCTCCGCGAAGATCGTGTCGAACGCGAGACTGGACTTCCCCGACCCGGACAGACCGGTGAAGACCACCAGGGAATCACGGGGGATGTCGAGATCGACGTTCTTCAGATTGTGGACGCGAGCGCCCCGAACGCTCAGCGTTCCACTGGTGTTTCCGGGCGCGGCGACAGGAACGATGGGCACCTCTCAAGTGTACGTGGGGCCTCCGACACGAGGCTGGGTCGGTGACCGCACGGGCCCCGGTTTCGCCACGAGCGTGAACGACGGATGCCGCGGGGCGTCGCCCCGCGGCATCCGTTCGTTCGTCAGTCTGCTACCAGATCAGCACCGGGATCTTCGGGCTGTCCGAGGGCTTCAGCTGATCGTTGCCGGCGAAGGACGCCCACAGCCGGTGCACGCCCTTCCCGAGCGGGGGCAGCGTCACCTTCGCGGTCCCGTTCGTCACCGTCGTCGTCGCGATGGCGGTCGCGCCGTCGAACACGGTGACCTCGCCCGAGCCCGCACCGGCAGCCGACGCGACGACGACGGTGTACTGGATCGTCGCGCTCTGGCGGGCCAGCAGCTTGCTCGGGAAGCCGATCGTGTATGACTTCTCCTTTTCGAAGACCGTGATCGGCACGGTTACCTCGGTGCCCGTGGCGGCGCCGGTGAGCACCAGCTCGGCAGCGCCCGAGGGCACGTCCGCCGGCAGCGCGACCGAGATCGCCGCCGTGCCGTAGTCGTCGTACACCGCGGTGCCGATGGTGTTGTCCACCGGGAACGTGCCCAGCACCTGTCCGCCGAGCGAGACGGAGATCTCCGTGTCCTTCACGTCCGCCGCGGTGGACATCGCCCACGACTTCACGCCGAATGCGACCGTGCCCGAGGGCTCGTAGGCCGTGGGGGCCGGGTCGGGGAAGGTGACCTCCACGGCGTGCTGCGAGTAGTCGACCGGAAGCGGTGCGGTCGAGGCGAACTCGTCCATGTAGTCCACCATCGCGGCGAGGTCGATCTTGCCCGTGTCGCGCTTGTTCGCCCCGTTCGCCAACTCGCGGAAGTTGTCGCCTCCGGTGGAGAGGAACGAGTTGACCGTCACCGAGTAGATGGCCGCCTCGTCGATCGGCTCGCCGTTCAGCCACATGCCGGTGATCGTGCCCTCCG
This portion of the Microbacterium pygmaeum genome encodes:
- the rapZ gene encoding RNase adapter RapZ, which encodes MTDAEDSAAATSDPTGEVLIVTGMSGAGRSTAADALEDLGWYVVDNLPPQMLRPLLDLTALAASALPRVAVVVDVRGRDLFAELPEITRALRRGRPVRVMFLDASDEVLVRRFEAVRRPHPLQGDGTILDGIRLERDRLAVVRESADVIVDTSNFNIHQLASQVVEMFSAENAAKHTVTLMSFGFKYGLPPDADSVADMRFLPNPFWNDELRALTGEDPAVREYVLAQQGAAEFIDAYAAALTPVLDGYQRENKRHSVIAVGCTGGKHRSVVMARELADRLSSLPGVAVRVKHRDLGRE
- a CDS encoding phosphoglycerate kinase — translated: MALRTLESLGSLAGKRVIVRCDLNVPLKDGQITDDGRVRASLPTLNALIQQGARVVVCSHLGRPDGAPDPKYSLAPVAQRLSELLGTPVAFARDTVGESAAEAVASLEDGDVAVIENLRFNPGETSKDDAERAAFAAQLAELGDVLVSDGFGVVHRKQASVYDLAEILPSAAGLLIEAELDVLDRLTEKPERPYTVVLGGSKVSDKLGVISHLLPRVDRLLVGGGMLFTFLAAEGDKVGASLLEADQLDTVREYIQRAKDSGVEIVLPTDVVVASKFGADAEHLVTPADAIEETPFGASGLGLDIGPDTAARFAEVIRSSKTVFWNGPMGVFELAPFAAGTKAVAQALTEVDGLSVVGGGDSAAAVRQLGFSDDRFGHISTGGGASLEFLEGKKLPGLEVLGWS
- the whiA gene encoding DNA-binding protein WhiA; its protein translation is MSLTADVKAELTSVRDPSPTARVAELTALLRFSGGLHSIANRVAVEAELDSDILARRVARDVMEIYGVRPELVHVQGSGARNGSHYAVRIIDGGETLARQTGLLDQRRRPVRGLPNKLTTGSRSDLAAIWRGAFLAAGTLSEPGRSAALEITCPAPEAAMALVGAAHRLGIPAKAREVRGVPRVVVREGEAIRAALAQMGAQRAAGEWDQLRQRREVRAGVNRLVNFDDANLRRSAQAAVAACARVERALEILGEDVPEHLREAGELRLAHRDASLDELGHHADPPLTKDAVAGRIRRLLAMADKKAEVEGIPDTEAAVPVGAED
- the uvrC gene encoding excinuclease ABC subunit UvrC, encoding MAQQLSYKPRAGEIPTNPGVYRFRDAAGRVLYVGKAKNLRARLSNYFAPLHTLHERTRRMVTTAASVEWTVVASDVDSLQLEYMWIKEFDPPFNVRYKDDKSYPFMAITLGDEAPRVIVTRNRRIPGAKYFGPYPKVWAVHDTIDLMIKVFPIRTCSDASYRKAMVTGRPCFPGQIGRCGGPCSMRVTIEEHRAIVDDFVAFMAGGDQRFAKELNARMREASAAMDYESAAVYRDRLVSIDAVLSKSALVLAPDTDADLFGIAEDELAATVQHFVIRGGRVRGVRATTIEKELDITGGDLVDQVLQRAYGDAPVADIPRQVLVPELPDDAADLEEWLRDRRGKQVTIQVAQRGRKAELMKTASLNAQQALIVHKTRRTSDYVARTQALTDLQEALGLAEAPLRIECYDVSHLGGTNVVASMVVFEDGLPRKDQYRSFGVAETTDDTDSLHQVLMRRLAYLDRPEEQDEPVPDPTDDATVATTRKRPRFAYPPQLLVVDGGKPQVAAAARALADAGHEEIALCGIAKRLEEVWLPGEEYPVILPRTSEALYLLQRLRDEAHRFAITHQRRRRRRDISSVLAEVPGLGQARIRALLRHFGSVAALKKASQEEISELPGIGPKLAAAVYAHLSDD
- the gap gene encoding type I glyceraldehyde-3-phosphate dehydrogenase, with product MAVKIGINGFGRIGRNYLRAALAQGADLDIVAVNDLTDNKTLAHLLKYDSVGGPLAEEVTYDEDSITVGGKKIKVFEERDPANLPWGELGVDIVIESTGRFTKAEDAKKHVAGGAKKVLISAPATGDDVTVVMGVNEGDYNPETDVIISNASCTTNCLAPLAKVFNDAFGIERGFMMTAHAYTADQNLQDGPHSDLRRARAAAINIVPASTGAAKAIGHVLPELNGKLSGSSYRVPVPTGSIVDLTIVTPTEGLTVDQVNAAYQAAAADGRLAGYLQYTEDPIVSSDIQGNPHSSIFDSELTNVSGNLVKVSAWYDNEWGYSNRLVDLTEYVAESL
- a CDS encoding superoxide dismutase encodes the protein MAIYTLPDLPYDYAALEPHISGKIMQLHHDKHHQAYVTGANTALEQLAEARDSGNLANVNKLEKDLAFNLGGHVNHSIFWTNLSPEGGGAPEGELAAAIDEFFGSFEKFQAHFTAAATGIQGSGWAVLSWDPIGSQLLIQQLFDQQSNTAQGTVPIFQLDMWEHAFYLDYLNVKADYVKAVWNIANWENVQSRFTTAREKTTGLLVLS
- the uvrA gene encoding excinuclease ABC subunit UvrA; this translates as MPIVPVAAPGNTSGTLSVRGARVHNLKNVDLDIPRDSLVVFTGLSGSGKSSLAFDTIFAEGQRRYVESLSAYARQFLGQVDRPDVDFIEGLSPAVSIDQKSTNRNPRSTVGTITEIYDYMRLLWARIGVPHCPVCGEIIQRQTVQQIADQLVELPERTRYQIVAPVVSQKKGEFVDLFKELSAKGYARAVVDGELIQLAEPPVLKKSYKHDIAVVVDRLVAGPDTLGRVTDSVETALGLADGIMQINFVDEEGDAAWQSFSEKLACPNGHPLQLTEIEPRTFSFNAPFGACPACSGLGTRMSVDVDLMLGDEDLSIREGVLIPWTTQGKGLFQYYERLLEGLAADLKFSLDTPWRDLRLDVQEAVLRGENYKVTVKWKNRYGREMRYSSGFEGVVPYIERQYMQAESDTQRVRWSDYLREVPCPVCHGDRLKPEVLAVMVHGHSIAEAAKLSLGDARAYFAQLTLTDREATIAAQVLREIRVRLDFLIQVGLNYLSLSRAAATLSGGEAQRIRLATQIGSGLTGVLYVLDEPSIGLHQRDNRRLIQTLVTLRDLGNTLIVVEHDEETIHAADWVVDIGPGAGVNGGSVVHSGPLASLLEDTSSLTADYLSGRREIETPRKRRKIDRSRMISVVGARENNLRNVTADFPLGVLTAVTGVSGSGKSSLVNGILYQVLATRLNGARRVAGKHTRVTGLDNLDKVVHVDQAPIGRTPRSNPATYTGVFDRIRTLFSETPEAKVRGYQPGRFSFNVKGGRCEACSGDGTIKIEMNFLPDVYVDCEVCHGKRYNRDTLAVHYKGKNIAEVLELPISEAADFFEPIQAIHRYLKTLVDVGLGYVRLGQSATTLSGGEAQRVKLATELQRRSNGRSIYVLDEPTTGLHFEDVSKLLEVLNGLVDKGNTVIVIEHNLDVIKSADWIIDLGPEGGSGGGEIVAVGTPEQVARSEKSFTGAFLAEVLESPAQRRKAG